A single Gambusia affinis linkage group LG22, SWU_Gaff_1.0, whole genome shotgun sequence DNA region contains:
- the tcf21 gene encoding transcription factor 21, which produces MSTGSLSDVDDELLDGILKFGSSGKDSNESTEESSNCEGSFVTEGRRREASGKKRKSSSRKSAPKGVAQQEGKQVQRNAANARERARMRVLSKAFSRLKTSLPWVPPDTKLSKLDTLRLASSYIAHLRQILANDKYENGYTHPVNLTWPFMVAGKPETDLKEMLNGTRLCGTTAS; this is translated from the exons ATGTCCACCGGATCTCTCAGCGACGTCGACGACGAGCTCTTGGACGGCATTCTCAAGTTCGGCTCCTCCGGTAAGGACTCCAATGAGAGCACGGAAGAGAGCTCCAACTGCGAGGGCAGCTTTGTTACCGAGGGCAGGAGGAGAGAGGCTTCTGGCAAGAAGCGCAAGAGCTCGTCACGCAAAAGTGCGCCCAAAGGTGTGGCGCAGCAGGAGGGCAAACAGGTGCAGAGGAACGCAGCCAACGCGCGCGAGAGAGCCAGGATGCGCGTGCTGTCCAAGGCGTTCTCGCGACTGAAGACCTCCTTACCGTGGGTACCGCCGGACACCAAGCTCTCCAAGTTGGACACGCTGCGCCTGGCGTCCAGCTACATCGCGCATCTCCGGCAGATTCTGGCTAACGACAAGTATGAAAACGGATATACGCACCCAGTTAATCTG ACGTGGCCCTTCATGGTCGCAGGGAAACCGGAGACTGATCTGAAGGAGATGCTGAACGGGACGCGGTTGTGCGGAACAACCGCGTCCTGA